The genome window TGCAAAAATATAAATTGAAAAGAGAAAGGAAAACTAGTATATGGGTCAGTTCGAAAACCTTTCATTTACAATCCGCCCTATCCATGATGTGAAGGAGTTTTTTGAGGTAAGTGAATTAGAAAAAATCATTTGGGAATCAGATGATCCGGTTCCCGTTGCCCATGCAGTTACATCGGTAGATAATGGTGGAATGATAATTGGAGCATTTTTAGACGATAAAATTATTGGATTTCAATATAGCTTTGCTGGCTTTAATGGAATCAATACTTATTTATGTTCCTATTTACTTGGGGTTCATCCAGAATATCGCATCAGTGGAATTGGTGAACAATTAAAACTTGCTCAGTGTAAAGAAGCTTTAAAAATTGGTTATGATTTAGTTACTTGGACGTATGATCCATTAGAAACAGTGAATGCCAATTTAAATATTAAAAAGCTTGGGGGAGTTTGCTCTACTTATATTGAGAACTATTATGGATAAATGGAAGATAATCTCAATTCTGGTATTCCGTCTGATCGCTTTTATGTTGACTGGTGGATTCAAAGTGATCACGTAAAAGATAAAGTTGATAGAGTTTATTGAAGTGTTCGTAAATCAACGTTTTCTTTATTTTGCTGTAACATCAATGTTGCAAAAGTATGCCGTATGTGATGTAGCGTGAAGCGGGTAGGTGGGAGGCCTGCTTTTTTCAACATATCTTTAAAAATGACATGCAAACCCCGCGAATCTAATGCTTTACGATTTTTATTTAGGAAAACAGGTTCAGATGGATAAATTTGATATGTTCTTAAAGAAGCTTTATAGGATGCCAGAAGCGGAATTAAGTGGGGATGAAGGGGCAATATCCTTTTGAGATTGAACGTGAGTATTGGCATCGAAAAGAAATTGTTTGGGGCATTGTAACAGAAGAAGAAATACCTAAAACAATGGCAAGAAACATCAGTTATATCCACGATTATTATGACATTCGAGATTATGATGTGTTTCGTGAAATTAATGTACAGTATATTGAAGATTTATCGATTTCTTTAATGCAAAGACTATTAGGCACTAATGAAAGCATCCGTAAAATCACAAATGAATTTGATAGAGACACGCATTTACCTTTTGGAAGTGCTGTAACGTTGTTTTATCATTTATTATCTCGGAAAATCATCATCATAGATATGATTGAACCTTTAAATTTGGAAAAGCCAATCACCATCAATGGGAACAAATTTTAACATAACATTTATGCAGTATTTATTACTTGGCACATGAATTAAAAAATTGTCATACTATTAATAGTCGTGTGACTAAAAAGATAGGATAATTATTGACTTCTTAGGATTTTTACATGATATATTATTTTTAATTAAATTTGTTTAGGAGTAACTACGGTGAAACGTACAATTAATGATAGAGGTCTTTTATATATTTATTCTGACAGCCCATGTGGAGTACATAGTATTGATAGAGAAGAAATAGTCTCATATTAAAGGCTTAGGAGGTTTTTGAGTAAAAATTGAAGTGTGTTATGTGTTCCCTCAGACTAATTATTTTGGGGGAAGTTTGCTTTAGGGGGCCGAACAAAAACGCAGAACTATGGATATTTGTGTTAAAGTTCGGGTTCTGCGCATAGGTTATTTGAGTTATAAGACAATTGGTTTTTTAGAAAATTAGATAGATTAATGATTCAAAACTTCAGGAACTAGAGGAGTTGATGATGCTTTCGAATCTCATACAGTGGTTATTCAATACTCATTTTTATAATTATCTGCCATATTTAAATCTCTATATGAAACTTAAAAAATTTGTTCTGCTACCAATTCTGAAAGAGTTTTAATTCCATAGTCAATTTCATTTAAGGATGCATAAGAATAAGAAATTCTTAAATATTGATCAGAGTGAAACTCATACAAATCTCCAGGGTGAACAAGTATTTTCCGACTTAAGGCTTTAGTAAAAAGCTGGTACATGGATATACCTTCATTTAACTTAAGCCAGATGAAATATCCACCCCTAGGGATATTCCATGTACCGATGCCGGTAAAATATTTCTTTAATGCTTCAAGAGCAACATCTCTTCGGATCTTAACATTTTTCCTCATTATATCGTTATGCTGATAATAAAGACCACTAGAGAATAGTTCTGTGGTTACATTCTGGGAGAGTGAGCTGGTTCCATAATCAGTTTGCATTTTTATATCTGCCAATCTTTCAATGACTTTTTCTGATCCAACAATCCATCCAATCCTGAGACCAGGACTTAAATTCTTCGATATTCCACCAATATATAATACAAGTCCATTGTTATCAAATGCCTTTATTGGCTGTGGAGGTTGTTCATCAAACCAAA of Lysinibacillus agricola contains these proteins:
- a CDS encoding GNAT family N-acetyltransferase, with product MGQFENLSFTIRPIHDVKEFFEVSELEKIIWESDDPVPVAHAVTSVDNGGMIIGAFLDDKIIGFQYSFAGFNGINTYLCSYLLGVHPEYRISGIGEQLKLAQCKEALKIGYDLVTWTYDPLETVNANLNIKKLGGVCSTYIENYYG
- a CDS encoding tyrosine-type recombinase/integrase produces the protein MPILTFNLKRILPLHPHLIPLLASYKASLRTYQIYPSEPVFLNKNRKALDSRGLHVIFKDMLKKAGLPPTRFTLHHIRHTFATLMLQQNKENVDLRTLQ